DNA from Nymphaea colorata isolate Beijing-Zhang1983 chromosome 4, ASM883128v2, whole genome shotgun sequence:
TAGTCAGCGTTCACCTTACAGCCAAGGGAGCAATGAATGTAAGGTTCCTGCAGGCTCCTATCACAGGTGGTGCAAACATTGCCCGACCCCTTGAACTGCCTATTTTGAGGTCGTTTCTTAATGAACACCACCTTGGAACTGTTAATTGTGTATGCCTATAACAAGAGAACTtgtttaattaaacaaaaaaataaacaagaaaactcACTGTACACAAAATTCTCCGCAAAATTACCTGAACGTTGGAGCAATCTATAAGCTTCTCCAGATCTTCAAGTCTAACAACGTCATGATATACATAACGTCGAACCTGAACCAGTCTGTGAGGGCGGTGCGCAGGCAAACAGTGAGGACAGATGCTGGTGCAACAATCTAAACAGCATATgttcttctcattcttctttgCACTCTCATGAGCGGAACAACTCACGAAGAACTTCTGAGCGTTGAGTGCTTCCAACCAAGCAGGTTTCTGAATCCCCTGAAAGAGAACACGAAACCCAAGATTAAACACAAGAACGCCCACTAATCGATCAGTTGCACTTCCAATGGCTAAAGATCAAGACCAAGGAGTGAGAAAATGCACTCCCCCATATGAATTAAAGGTGAAGACCAAACTCACCATAGTCACATTTAGAGACTATTCTCCCACTTTCACAATCTAGCTCTAGCTTAGAACAAGGACTGGGAATTGAAGAAGGGGGCAAGAGGGAAAAGAGAAGAGGGGTGAGTGCGTATTTATGAATGTCTTGGAGTTCAACATCAAGAAGGCCAATTTATTATTCCTTGGTGcaataaaatctcattttttct
Protein-coding regions in this window:
- the LOC116253485 gene encoding protein RGF1 INDUCIBLE TRANSCRIPTION FACTOR 1, which translates into the protein MGIQKPAWLEALNAQKFFVSCSAHESAKKNEKNICCLDCCTSICPHCLPAHRPHRLVQVRRYVYHDVVRLEDLEKLIDCSNVQAYTINSSKVVFIKKRPQNRQFKGSGNVCTTCDRSLQEPYIHCSLGCKVDFVLKQKKDLSPYLRSCETLQLSPDFLIPHEVGDDQMDLQTSNCAEDSDELMGSSSVSSGCEAASVQCTPATEFVRKKRSGLFVCARSANVTNEDMATSLSRRKGIPHRSPLC